A window of the Gossypium hirsutum isolate 1008001.06 chromosome A03, Gossypium_hirsutum_v2.1, whole genome shotgun sequence genome harbors these coding sequences:
- the LOC107963650 gene encoding putative disease resistance protein RGA3 produces the protein MAEVLLGAILEEAVSKANSIATKQISCICNFKEELERLGDSLEIMKAFLQDAEEKQTKKNAVKLWLQRLKDVADQATDILVEFDHENFRRKLKIRNQIGRKVLDFLSPNNSILFRLKMANKIKGILKTLDDLNKLATDFGLQERATDPDPEYERPAVETDSILPRSIIVGREADVSKIVDLLVNPKDNEPLSVVPIVGVGGLGKTTIAKLVYNDLNVKNHFDHKFWVCVSHHLDVKKILEAMFENFPDYSSTSVPETMDAMIMNLKEKFKQAKGEKEQIKYLLVLDDVWDVEKWDELKDRLEEINEYGRNGVIVTTRKEAVASAVQVLSNQTHQPGRLEDEECWSIIKQLALTLSPMSHSLEPIGKEIAKQCRGVPLLAKVIGGTMSKERSRHAWSEIKKSGVWGSPDSVLVESVLKFSFDRLSSPSLKKCFSYCAMFPKDCCFEKEELVQLWLAEGFLGSSMAMVDIGDKYLNELLSNSLFQDVEKDKFGNIPTFKMHDILHELTLSISKSDTLIFQENSTSTTNECSHIRHLNVGCDGESLPEILTAVAPKVYSLFSEIDVFKKLSKRFTRLRVLKFVGATIICELPDSLRELKHLRYLDISKTSIRELPKSTIKLYNLQTLRLLGLPLFTFPDGLENLNSLKHLHFTNREVQPDNIGNLICLQTLPIFFVGSERGRSIEELGSLKELRGD, from the coding sequence ATGGCAGAAGTTCTTTTGGGTGCTATTTTGGAAGAAGCGGTGTCTAAAGCGAATTCAATTGCCACTAAGCAAATCAGTTGTATATGTAATTTCAAGGAAGAGCTGGAAAGACTGGGTGACTCACTAGAAATAATGAAAGCTTTCTTGCAAGATGCAGAGGAAAAGCAAACAAAGAAGAACGCAGTGAAGCTTTGGTTGCAGAGGCTCAAAGATGTTGCTGACCAGGCTACTGATATCCTTGTTGAGTTTGACCATGAGAATTTCCGAAGGAAACTGAAGATTCGGAACCAAATTGGAAGGAAGGTACTCGACTTCCTTTCTCCAAACAATTCCATTTTATTTCGTCTCAAGATGGCTAATAAAATTAAGGGCATCCTTAAAACACTGGATGACCTTAACAAATTGGCCACTGATTTTGGTCTCCAAGAGAGAGCTACAGATCCAGATCCTGAGTATGAACGACCAGCGGTGGAGACAGACTCCATCCTCCCTCGCTCAATCATTGTTGGAAGGGAAGCTGATGTCTCAAAAATAGTTGACCTGTTAGTCAATCCCAAAGATAACGAGCCTCTCTCTGTTGTACCTATAGTAGGTGTGGGAGGTCTTGGCAAAACTACAATAGCAAAGCTggtgtataatgatttgaatgtgaaaaatcaTTTTGATCACAAATTCTGGGTCTGTGTTTCTCATCATTTGGATGTCAAAAAGATTTTAGAAGCGATGTTTGAAAACTTTCCTGATTATAGCAGTACCTCAGTGCCAGAAACGATGGATGCAATGATTATGAATCTCAAGGAGAAGTTTAAACAGGCCAAAGGAGAAAAGGAACAGATCAAGTATCTTCTTGTTCTTGATGATGTGTGGGATGTTGAAAAATGGGACGAACTGAAGGACCGTCTGGAGGAAATCAATGAATATGGTAGGAATGGAGTTATTGTGACAACACGCAAAGAAGCTGTAGCATCAGCAGTGCAAGTACTTTCAAATCAAACACATCAACCAGGAAGACTAGAAGATGAAGAATGCTGGTCCATAATTAAACAACTAGCATTGACACTCTCTCCAATGTCTCACAGTTTAGAGCCTATTGGAAAGGAAATTGCGAAGCAGTGTCGAGGTGTGCCATTGTTAGCTAAAGTTATTGGAGGGACAATGAGCAAAGAAAGGAGTCGCCACGCATGGTCGGAAATTAAAAAAAGTGGTGTATGGGGTTCACCGGACAGTGTGTTAGTGGAAAGTGtgttaaaatttagttttgatCGCTTGTCTTCTCCATCTTTGAAGAAGTGTTTTTCGTACTGTGCCATGTTTCCTAAAGATTGTTGCTTTGAAAAAGAGGAATTGGTCCAACTGTGGCTGGCTGAAGGATTTCTTGGCAGCTCTATGGCAATGGTGGATATTGGTGACAAATACTTAAATGAGTTGTTATCAAATTCCTTATTTCAAGATGTCGAGAAGGACAAGTTCGGGAATATTCCCACATTCAAGATGCACGACATATTGCATGAGTTAACTCTGTCTATTTCAAAGTCTGATACTTTGATTTTCCAAGAAAATTCCACTTCTACCACAAATGAGTGTTCTCATATTCGTCATCTCAATGTTGGATGTGATGGGGAATCATTACCAGAAATTTTAACAGCGGTTGCTCCAAAAGTATACTCGTTGTTTTCAGAGATTGATGTGTTCAAGAAACTATCAAAACGCTTCACAAGATTAAGAGTCCTAAAGTTTGTTGGTGCTACTATTATTTGTGAGTTGCCAGATTCCCTTAGAGAATTGAAGCACTTGAGGTATTTGGACATCTCAAAGACTTCTATCAGAGAACTACCTAAGTCCACAATCAAACTTTACAATCTGCAAACATTGAGGCTCTTGGGTTTACCGTTATTCACCTTTCCGGATGGATTGGAAAATTTGAATAGCTTGAAGCACTTACATTTTACTAATCGAGAAGTTCAGCCAGATAATATTGGAAACCTAATTTGTCTTCAAACATTACCCATATTTTTTGTGGGTTCAGAAAGGGGACGTTCGATTGAGGAGTTAGGATCCCTAAAGGAACTGCGTGGAGACTGA
- the LOC107963653 gene encoding uncharacterized protein isoform X2 yields the protein MSISKTKCKTGNRAFGLVVCKVLGWDIDRLPMILLKGEPSSRILANSSESQNTWEGEGSKKNVENLETGNSSGKVQKYASDSLLDRFIPKRSAMDYDYAHYMLTEGRKIKENQIVFSPARDTYRMQLAEALNMNRT from the exons ATGTCGATTTCGAAAACAAAGTGTAAGACAGGCAATAGAGCCTTTGGATTGGTTGTTTGTAAAGTTCTTGGTTGGGACATTGATAGGTTGCCTATGATTTTGTTGAAAGGAGAGCCTTCGAGTCGTATTTTGGCTAATTCAAGCGAATCACAG AACACTTGGGAAGGAGAAGGTTCCAAAAAAAATGTAGAAAATCTTGAAACTGGAAATTCAAGTGGCAAAGTCCAGAAATATGCCTCTGATTCTCTG CTCGATAGATTCATACCAAAACGCTCAGCAATGGACTATGATTATGCACATTACATGCTGACTGAAGGGAGGAAGATCAAAGAGAACCAGATAGTTTTCTCACCAGCCAGGGACACCTATAGGATGCAACTAGCCGAGGCCTTGAACATGAATAGGACTTGA
- the LOC107963653 gene encoding uncharacterized protein isoform X1, whose protein sequence is MSISKTKCKTGNRAFGLVVCKVLGWDIDRLPMILLKGEPSSRILANSSESQNTWEGEGSKKNVENLETGNSSGKVQKYASDSLHCRCGVGISWTVEQDYYLDRFIPKRSAMDYDYAHYMLTEGRKIKENQIVFSPARDTYRMQLAEALNMNRT, encoded by the exons ATGTCGATTTCGAAAACAAAGTGTAAGACAGGCAATAGAGCCTTTGGATTGGTTGTTTGTAAAGTTCTTGGTTGGGACATTGATAGGTTGCCTATGATTTTGTTGAAAGGAGAGCCTTCGAGTCGTATTTTGGCTAATTCAAGCGAATCACAG AACACTTGGGAAGGAGAAGGTTCCAAAAAAAATGTAGAAAATCTTGAAACTGGAAATTCAAGTGGCAAAGTCCAGAAATATGCCTCTGATTCTCTG CATTGTAGGTGTGGGGTTGGCATTTCATGGACAGTTGAGCAGGATTATTAT CTCGATAGATTCATACCAAAACGCTCAGCAATGGACTATGATTATGCACATTACATGCTGACTGAAGGGAGGAAGATCAAAGAGAACCAGATAGTTTTCTCACCAGCCAGGGACACCTATAGGATGCAACTAGCCGAGGCCTTGAACATGAATAGGACTTGA